One part of the Mycolicibacterium aromaticivorans JS19b1 = JCM 16368 genome encodes these proteins:
- a CDS encoding DEDDh family exonuclease, translated as MSHTWGRPAREPGDGWVVVDVETSGFRPGHARVISLAALALDPDGRVEHSVVSLLNPGVDPGPTHIHGLTAEMLEDQPTFADIAPDVIDLLHGRTLVAHNVAFDYAFLSSEAELAETALPVDTVMCTVELARRLDLGLDNLRLETLARHWAVPQTRAHDAFDDALVLSRVLSPALQRAREREVWLPVRPVTRRRWPNGRVTHDELRPLKMLASRMPCPYQNPGPYRRGAPLVQGMRVALSAEVDRTHEELVERIIHAGLAYSDAVDPETSLVICNARTPEQGKGYLARELGVPVVSDRHFMDSVDSVAHGTGLDDFAPSVDQGQQFALF; from the coding sequence GTGAGCCACACCTGGGGTCGACCAGCCCGCGAACCGGGGGACGGCTGGGTCGTGGTTGACGTCGAGACCTCGGGTTTTCGGCCTGGCCACGCCCGGGTCATCAGCCTCGCCGCGCTGGCGCTGGATCCGGACGGCCGTGTCGAGCATTCCGTGGTCAGCCTGCTCAATCCCGGAGTCGATCCCGGCCCCACCCACATTCATGGCCTCACCGCCGAGATGCTGGAAGATCAGCCGACGTTCGCCGACATCGCCCCCGATGTCATCGATCTCCTGCACGGCCGCACGCTGGTCGCCCACAACGTCGCGTTCGACTACGCGTTCCTGTCCAGCGAGGCTGAACTCGCCGAGACCGCGCTGCCCGTCGATACCGTCATGTGCACCGTCGAGCTTGCTCGCCGCCTCGACCTCGGCCTGGACAACCTGCGGCTCGAGACCCTGGCGCGGCACTGGGCCGTGCCGCAGACCCGCGCTCACGACGCCTTCGACGACGCGCTGGTGTTGTCCAGGGTGTTGAGCCCCGCGTTGCAGCGGGCCCGCGAGCGCGAGGTGTGGCTCCCGGTCCGGCCCGTCACCAGGCGCCGCTGGCCCAACGGCAGGGTCACCCACGACGAGCTGCGGCCACTGAAAATGCTGGCTTCCCGGATGCCCTGCCCGTACCAGAATCCGGGCCCGTACCGACGGGGTGCGCCCCTGGTGCAAGGCATGCGGGTCGCGTTGTCGGCCGAGGTGGATCGCACCCACGAAGAACTCGTGGAGCGCATCATCCACGCCGGGCTCGCCTACTCCGACGCCGTCGACCCGGAGACCTCGCTGGTCATCTGCAACGCGCGCACACCAGAACAGGGCAAGGGCTATCTGGCCCGAGAACTCGGGGTGCCGGTGGTCTCCGACCGGCATTTCATGGATTCGGTTGATTCAGTCGCACATGGCACCGGACTCGACGACTTCGCACCATCTGTCGACCAGGGTCAGCAGTTCGCCCTTTTCTAA
- a CDS encoding Mur ligase family protein, with product MPRPTMTLRGRAALAAGSAARWASRATGRGAGAMIGGLVAMTLDRSILSQLGTGRRAVVVTGTNGKSTTTRMTAAALSTLGPVATNAEGANMDAGLVAALAGTRGAALAALEVDEMHVPHVADAVDPAVIVLLNLSRDQLDRVGEINHIERTLRAGLARHPDAIVVANCDDVLMTSAAYDCPQVVWVAAGGGWANDSVSCPRSGEVIVRDGVDWYSTGTDFKRPTPQWWYDDTNLHGPDGLELPMRLSLPGTVNRGNATQAVAAAVALGADPAAAVAAVSTVDEVAGRYQTVPIGEHTARILLAKNPAGWQEALSMVDRSADGVVIAVNGQVPDGEDLSWLWDVNFEHFEDVPVVAAGERGTDLAVRLGYAGVSHTLVHNTIDAIFSCPKGHVEVVANYTAFLQLTRTLGHMRPAGGSAATRGEER from the coding sequence ATGCCCAGGCCGACCATGACACTGCGGGGGCGCGCCGCGCTGGCCGCCGGATCCGCCGCGCGCTGGGCTTCCCGGGCGACCGGGCGTGGTGCCGGCGCCATGATCGGCGGCCTCGTCGCGATGACGCTGGACCGCTCGATCCTGAGCCAACTCGGGACCGGCCGACGCGCTGTCGTCGTGACCGGCACAAATGGCAAATCCACCACGACGAGGATGACCGCGGCCGCGCTGAGCACGCTGGGACCGGTGGCGACCAACGCCGAGGGCGCCAACATGGACGCCGGGCTGGTGGCGGCGCTGGCCGGCACCCGCGGTGCGGCGCTGGCGGCCCTCGAGGTGGACGAGATGCATGTGCCGCACGTCGCCGATGCGGTGGACCCGGCGGTGATCGTGCTGCTCAATCTGTCCCGCGATCAGCTGGACCGGGTGGGTGAGATCAACCACATCGAGCGGACGTTGCGCGCCGGGTTGGCCCGTCACCCCGATGCGATCGTCGTCGCCAATTGCGACGACGTCCTGATGACCTCCGCGGCCTACGACTGTCCCCAGGTGGTGTGGGTGGCCGCCGGCGGCGGCTGGGCCAACGACTCGGTCAGCTGCCCACGCAGCGGCGAGGTGATCGTCCGAGACGGGGTTGACTGGTATTCGACCGGCACCGATTTCAAACGGCCGACCCCGCAGTGGTGGTACGACGACACCAATCTGCACGGCCCGGACGGGCTCGAGCTGCCGATGCGGCTCTCCCTGCCAGGCACGGTCAACCGCGGCAATGCCACCCAGGCGGTAGCGGCCGCGGTCGCGTTGGGCGCGGATCCGGCTGCCGCGGTGGCCGCCGTCAGCACGGTGGACGAGGTCGCCGGCCGCTACCAGACCGTGCCGATCGGCGAGCACACCGCGCGCATTCTGCTGGCCAAGAATCCAGCCGGATGGCAGGAGGCACTGTCGATGGTCGACAGGAGTGCCGATGGGGTGGTGATCGCGGTCAACGGTCAGGTGCCCGACGGGGAAGACCTGTCCTGGTTGTGGGACGTGAACTTCGAACATTTCGAGGATGTACCTGTCGTCGCCGCCGGTGAGCGGGGAACGGACCTCGCGGTGCGACTCGGGTATGCAGGTGTCAGTCATACGTTGGTGCACAACACGATTGACGCAATCTTCTCGTGCCCGAAGGGTCACGTCGAGGTGGTCGCGAACTACACGGCGTTCCTGCAGCTGACTCGGACCCTGGGGCACATGCGCCCGGCGGGCGGGAGCGCAGCGACTCGGGGTGAAGAGCGATGA
- a CDS encoding type 1 glutamine amidotransferase encodes MSAVRIGLVLPDVMGTYGDGGNAVVLRKRLQLRGIPAEIVEITLADPVPDSLDLYTLGGAEDYAQRLATKHLLTHQGLQRAAGRGAPVLAICAAIQVLGHWYETSAGERVEGVGLLDVTTSPQEKRTIGEVVSTPLIDGLTQPLTGFENHRGGTVLGPDARPLATVVKGAGNREGDGYDGAVQGSVVATYLHGPCLARNPELADLLLSRVVGPLEPLELPEVEQLRRERLVAPRRM; translated from the coding sequence ATGAGCGCGGTACGGATCGGCCTGGTGCTGCCCGACGTGATGGGCACGTACGGCGACGGCGGCAATGCTGTCGTGCTGCGTAAACGGTTGCAGCTGCGCGGAATTCCGGCCGAGATCGTCGAGATCACGCTGGCCGACCCGGTGCCCGACTCGCTGGACCTCTACACCCTCGGCGGCGCCGAGGACTATGCACAGCGACTGGCCACCAAACACCTTCTGACGCATCAGGGTTTGCAGCGGGCCGCCGGCCGCGGCGCTCCCGTGCTGGCGATCTGCGCGGCGATCCAGGTGCTGGGTCACTGGTATGAGACCTCGGCCGGTGAGCGGGTCGAGGGGGTGGGCCTGCTGGATGTGACGACCTCGCCACAGGAGAAGCGCACGATCGGCGAGGTGGTGTCCACGCCACTGATCGATGGGCTGACCCAGCCGCTGACCGGTTTCGAAAACCACCGCGGTGGAACGGTTTTAGGGCCTGACGCCCGGCCGCTGGCGACCGTCGTCAAGGGCGCGGGAAACCGCGAAGGCGACGGATACGACGGCGCCGTGCAGGGCAGCGTGGTGGCGACCTATCTGCACGGGCCGTGCTTGGCACGCAATCCCGAGCTGGCCGACCTGCTGCTGTCGCGGGTGGTCGGGCCGCTGGAGCCTCTCGAGCTGCCCGAGGTCGAGCAGCTGCGCCGCGAGCGCCTGGTCGCCCCCCGCCGGATGTAG
- a CDS encoding type IV toxin-antitoxin system AbiEi family antitoxin, which translates to MTEVLLGREGLAGGLSRHDLQRWYRQMYRGVYVPKYATPSMRDRALGAWLYTDRAGVIGGVAASALHGAQWVDDDVAIEVLVGERRRQPGLIVRMDRVGDDEVTTVGGLPVTSVARTAFDIGRYQKRTTALARLDALMRVAPICSESVELIMKHYGPVRGVRQLRELLPLIDAGAASPKESWLRLLLIDGGLPRPETQIPVFDDGVPIAYLDMGYRDLKLAFEYDGDQHRSDRRQYVRDIRRLPMLERLGWEVIRVIAEDRPAEVLSRAKEAYLRRGGAEIDEMTRSTRTFAA; encoded by the coding sequence ATGACTGAAGTACTTCTCGGTAGGGAAGGGCTGGCCGGCGGCCTCTCCCGTCACGATCTGCAGCGTTGGTACCGGCAGATGTATCGAGGCGTCTACGTCCCGAAGTACGCCACGCCATCCATGCGCGACCGCGCGCTCGGTGCGTGGCTGTACACCGACCGAGCGGGTGTAATCGGCGGCGTAGCCGCCTCGGCATTGCACGGCGCCCAATGGGTCGACGACGACGTAGCGATCGAAGTGCTGGTGGGTGAACGACGACGACAACCTGGGCTGATAGTCCGGATGGATCGGGTGGGCGACGACGAAGTCACAACTGTGGGTGGCTTGCCGGTGACGTCTGTCGCGCGCACCGCCTTCGATATTGGTCGGTATCAGAAGCGCACGACGGCTCTCGCGCGGCTGGACGCGTTAATGCGCGTCGCACCAATCTGTTCCGAAAGTGTCGAACTGATTATGAAGCACTATGGCCCGGTTAGGGGTGTCCGGCAACTACGCGAACTCCTACCGTTGATCGATGCCGGGGCGGCATCCCCAAAAGAAAGCTGGCTTCGTCTCCTGCTGATCGACGGCGGACTGCCGAGACCCGAGACGCAAATTCCCGTGTTTGACGACGGAGTTCCTATCGCATACCTGGACATGGGTTACCGCGATCTCAAGCTGGCTTTCGAGTACGACGGCGACCAACACCGCAGCGATAGGCGTCAGTATGTGCGAGATATTCGCCGTCTACCGATGCTGGAGCGGCTCGGTTGGGAGGTCATTCGCGTCATCGCCGAAGACAGACCTGCCGAGGTTCTATCGCGCGCGAAGGAAGCGTATCTTCGCCGCGGCGGCGCCGAGATCGACGAAATGACGCGATCTACTCGAACTTTCGCTGCGTAA
- a CDS encoding EAL domain-containing protein, whose product MARPDDFVPLNCGACVDGAGLGFEISMAFQPIFDSRAKQVHSQEALVRGVRNEPASAVFAQVGHHNLYRFDQVCRVTAIRLAAQLGISTSLNVNFMPNAVYRPELCIRTTLEAAETYDFPADRIVFEFTEAEKIADFGHLQAIVADYRQRGFTVAMDDFGAGYAGLNLLADLQPDLVKIDMGLVRDVDQDKARRAICKGIVQVSEELGIGLIAEGIERREEMECLQDLGVHLFQGYYIARPTFESVADVNPEVRAAA is encoded by the coding sequence ATGGCCAGACCCGACGACTTTGTCCCACTGAACTGCGGGGCCTGCGTCGACGGTGCCGGTTTGGGTTTCGAGATATCGATGGCATTCCAGCCGATCTTCGACAGCCGCGCCAAACAGGTCCACTCGCAAGAAGCGCTGGTTCGCGGGGTGCGCAACGAGCCTGCGTCGGCGGTGTTCGCTCAAGTCGGTCACCACAACTTGTACCGGTTCGATCAGGTGTGCCGTGTGACGGCGATCAGATTGGCGGCCCAGTTGGGGATTTCGACGTCATTGAACGTCAATTTCATGCCCAACGCCGTCTACCGCCCGGAACTCTGCATCCGGACGACGCTGGAAGCCGCTGAGACGTACGACTTTCCTGCCGACCGCATTGTTTTCGAGTTCACCGAGGCGGAGAAGATCGCGGACTTCGGACACCTGCAGGCGATCGTGGCCGACTACCGGCAGCGCGGATTCACCGTCGCCATGGATGACTTCGGCGCCGGGTATGCCGGACTCAACCTGTTGGCGGATCTCCAGCCGGATCTGGTCAAGATCGATATGGGTCTGGTCCGCGACGTCGATCAGGACAAGGCGCGAAGGGCCATCTGCAAAGGCATCGTCCAAGTGAGCGAGGAGCTGGGGATCGGGCTCATCGCCGAGGGAATCGAACGCCGCGAAGAGATGGAGTGCCTGCAGGACCTGGGTGTGCATCTGTTCCAGGGTTACTACATCGCCAGGCCGACGTTCGAGAGCGTGGCCGACGTCAATCCCGAAGTGCGCGCAGCCGCCTGA
- the recR gene encoding recombination mediator RecR, translated as MFEGPVQDLIDELGKLPGVGPKSAQRIAFHLLSVEPPDIDRLTAALGRVRDGVQFCEVCGNVSDAERCRICSDARRDGALVCVVEEPKDVQAVERTREFRGRYHVLGGALDPLSGIGPDQLRIRQLLNRIGERVDGVDITEVIIATDPNTEGEATATYLVRILRDIPGLTVSRIASGLPMGGDLEFADELTLGRALSGRRQMV; from the coding sequence TTGTTCGAAGGACCCGTCCAGGATCTGATCGACGAACTCGGCAAGCTGCCAGGCGTCGGTCCCAAGAGTGCGCAGCGGATCGCGTTCCACCTGTTGTCGGTGGAGCCGCCGGACATCGACCGGCTGACCGCGGCGCTGGGCAGGGTCCGCGACGGGGTGCAGTTCTGCGAGGTGTGCGGCAACGTCTCCGACGCCGAGCGGTGCCGCATCTGCAGTGACGCACGTCGCGACGGGGCGCTGGTCTGTGTGGTCGAGGAACCCAAGGATGTGCAGGCCGTGGAACGAACCCGCGAGTTCCGCGGGCGTTATCACGTGCTTGGCGGAGCGCTCGACCCGCTGTCCGGCATCGGACCCGATCAACTTCGAATTCGCCAGCTGCTCAACAGGATTGGTGAGCGGGTCGACGGGGTGGACATCACCGAGGTGATCATCGCGACCGACCCGAACACCGAAGGCGAGGCGACAGCCACCTATCTGGTGCGGATTCTGCGCGACATTCCCGGGTTGACGGTGTCGCGGATCGCCTCGGGCTTGCCGATGGGTGGCGATCTGGAGTTCGCCGATGAGCTGACGCTGGGCCGCGCTCTGTCCGGCCGCCGCCAGATGGTTTAG
- a CDS encoding YbaB/EbfC family nucleoid-associated protein, with protein MRDQVMPGLQAALAQAQEMQQKLMEAQAALAAAEVHGQAGGGLVQVTMKGSGEVVGIRIDPKVVNPDDVETLQDLIVGALADSARQFTILAQTHLGPLAGQAPGIPGA; from the coding sequence ATGCGCGACCAGGTTATGCCCGGTCTGCAGGCCGCGCTGGCGCAGGCCCAGGAGATGCAGCAGAAACTGATGGAGGCGCAGGCCGCGCTGGCCGCTGCCGAGGTGCACGGTCAGGCCGGCGGCGGTCTGGTGCAGGTGACGATGAAGGGCAGCGGCGAGGTCGTCGGGATCCGCATCGACCCGAAGGTCGTCAACCCCGATGACGTCGAGACGCTGCAGGACCTGATCGTCGGCGCGCTCGCCGACTCGGCTCGCCAATTCACGATCCTGGCCCAGACCCACCTCGGCCCGCTGGCCGGGCAGGCCCCAGGCATTCCGGGGGCCTGA
- a CDS encoding Rv3717 family N-acetylmuramoyl-L-alanine amidase, which yields MLVVSTVTSPLAHAAPNSIAGMIVFLDPGHNGANDASLTKQVPTGRGGTKDCQTSGTTTNDGFPEHTFNWDTVLLIRQMLTQLGVRTAMSRGNDNQVAACVDERAAMANALKPNAIVSIHADGGPATGRGFHVNYSSPPLNEAQAGPSVQLARAMRDQMVAAGIPAANYIGSDGLYGRADLAGLNLAQYPSVLVECGNMKNPADSELMESPEGRQKYATAVVSGIAAFLATQPARAS from the coding sequence ATGCTGGTTGTGTCGACGGTGACCAGTCCGCTTGCCCATGCCGCGCCGAACAGCATCGCCGGGATGATCGTGTTCCTCGATCCCGGCCACAACGGCGCCAACGACGCTTCCCTGACCAAGCAGGTGCCGACCGGCCGTGGCGGCACCAAGGACTGCCAGACGTCGGGCACCACCACCAACGACGGTTTCCCCGAGCACACCTTCAACTGGGACACCGTGCTGCTGATCCGCCAAATGCTGACTCAGCTCGGCGTGCGCACCGCGATGTCCCGCGGGAACGACAACCAGGTGGCCGCCTGCGTCGATGAGCGCGCCGCGATGGCCAACGCGCTCAAGCCGAACGCGATCGTGTCGATTCACGCCGACGGGGGCCCGGCCACCGGGCGCGGTTTCCACGTCAACTACTCCAGCCCGCCGTTGAATGAGGCCCAGGCCGGCCCGTCGGTGCAGCTCGCCCGCGCGATGCGTGACCAGATGGTCGCGGCCGGGATCCCGGCCGCCAACTACATCGGCTCCGACGGTCTCTACGGCCGTGCCGACCTCGCCGGGCTCAACCTCGCCCAGTACCCGTCGGTGCTGGTCGAGTGCGGCAACATGAAAAATCCGGCCGACTCGGAACTGATGGAGAGCCCAGAGGGTCGCCAGAAATACGCTACCGCCGTCGTTTCGGGCATCGCGGCGTTCCTGGCCACCCAGCCGGCGCGCGCCAGCTAG
- a CDS encoding SRPBCC family protein gives MGQVSAASSILIDAEPAAVLDAIADYQNVRPKILSPQYSEYQVLQGGRGQGTVAKWKLQATKSRVREVQAVVDVAGHTVIEKDANSSMVINWTVAPAGPGSSVTLKTTWTGAGGIGGFFEKTFAPLGLRRIQDELLGNLKKTVEAGTA, from the coding sequence ATGGGACAGGTCAGCGCCGCAAGTTCGATCTTGATCGACGCCGAACCGGCCGCCGTGCTCGACGCGATCGCCGACTACCAGAACGTCCGCCCGAAGATCCTCTCGCCGCAGTACAGCGAATACCAGGTGCTGCAGGGCGGCAGGGGCCAGGGCACGGTCGCCAAGTGGAAGCTGCAGGCCACCAAGTCGCGCGTGCGGGAGGTGCAGGCCGTGGTCGATGTCGCCGGCCACACCGTCATCGAGAAGGACGCGAATTCCTCGATGGTGATCAACTGGACCGTCGCACCCGCTGGCCCGGGCTCCAGCGTCACCCTCAAGACGACGTGGACAGGCGCCGGCGGCATCGGCGGCTTCTTCGAGAAGACGTTCGCGCCGCTGGGCCTGCGCCGTATCCAGGATGAGCTGCTGGGCAACCTCAAGAAGACCGTCGAGGCCGGAACGGCCTAG
- a CDS encoding FAD-binding oxidoreductase, which translates to MSVSAALSAHAQGVERLLASYRAIPANAPVRLAKPTSNLFRARAKSTAPGLDISGLTNVISVDQAARTADVAGMCTYEDLVDATLPYGLSPLVVPQLKTITLGGAVTGLGIESASFRNGLPHESVIEMDILTGSGEVITASRDQHPDLFRSFPNSYGTLGYSVRLKIELEPVKPFVALKHLRFHSLADLLAAMDRIIETGGYDGTRVDYLDGVVFSADESYLCLGVQTPTAGAVSDYTGQGIYYRSIQHAGENGAVKDDRLTIHDYLWRWDTDWFWCSRAFGAQNPKIRRWWPRRYRRSSFYWKLIGYDQRFNIADRIEARHGRPPLERIVQDVEVPIERCVEFLDWFLTNIPIEPLWLCPLRLRDPAGWPLYPLRAGHSYVNIGFWSSVPMGPTPGHTNRLIEEQIGKLDGHKSLYSDAFYSREEFDNLYGGETYKTVKKTYDPDSRLLDLYAKAVQRQ; encoded by the coding sequence GTGTCTGTTTCAGCAGCACTGTCAGCTCATGCCCAGGGCGTGGAGCGGCTTCTGGCCAGCTACCGCGCCATCCCTGCGAACGCGCCCGTACGTCTGGCGAAACCGACGTCCAACCTGTTCCGCGCACGCGCCAAGAGCACCGCGCCCGGGTTGGACATCTCCGGGCTCACCAACGTGATATCCGTCGACCAGGCCGCCAGGACAGCCGATGTCGCCGGCATGTGCACCTACGAGGACCTGGTCGACGCGACCCTGCCCTACGGCCTGTCCCCGCTGGTGGTTCCGCAGCTCAAGACCATCACCCTCGGTGGTGCGGTGACCGGGCTGGGGATCGAGTCGGCGTCGTTCCGCAACGGTCTGCCGCACGAGTCCGTGATCGAGATGGACATCTTGACCGGCTCGGGTGAAGTGATCACCGCAAGCCGAGATCAGCATCCGGACTTGTTCCGGAGCTTTCCCAATTCCTATGGCACACTTGGCTATTCGGTGCGCTTGAAGATCGAGCTCGAGCCGGTGAAGCCGTTCGTCGCGCTCAAGCACCTGCGGTTCCACTCGCTGGCCGACCTGCTCGCCGCGATGGACCGGATCATCGAGACCGGCGGATACGACGGCACCCGGGTCGACTACCTCGACGGCGTGGTGTTCAGCGCCGACGAGAGCTATCTGTGCCTGGGCGTGCAGACTCCCACCGCCGGAGCGGTCAGTGATTACACCGGCCAGGGCATCTACTACCGCTCGATCCAGCATGCCGGGGAGAACGGGGCGGTCAAGGACGACCGGCTGACCATTCACGACTACCTGTGGCGCTGGGACACCGATTGGTTCTGGTGCTCGCGGGCCTTCGGCGCGCAGAACCCGAAGATCCGCCGGTGGTGGCCGCGGCGCTACCGGCGGAGCAGCTTTTACTGGAAGCTGATCGGCTACGACCAGCGGTTCAACATCGCCGACCGGATCGAGGCCCGGCACGGCCGTCCGCCGCTGGAGCGAATAGTGCAGGACGTCGAGGTGCCGATCGAGCGCTGCGTCGAATTCCTGGACTGGTTCCTGACCAACATCCCGATCGAGCCGCTGTGGTTGTGCCCGCTTCGGCTACGCGATCCGGCGGGCTGGCCGCTGTACCCGCTGCGCGCCGGTCACAGCTACGTCAACATCGGGTTCTGGTCCTCGGTGCCGATGGGGCCCACTCCCGGCCACACGAACCGCCTGATTGAAGAGCAGATCGGCAAGCTCGACGGGCACAAGTCGCTGTATTCCGACGCCTTTTACAGCCGGGAAGAGTTTGACAATCTCTACGGCGGCGAAACCTATAAGACCGTAAAAAAGACATACGACCCTGATTCACGGCTGCTGGACCTGTATGCAAAGGCGGTGCAACGACAATGA
- a CDS encoding class I SAM-dependent methyltransferase, whose amino-acid sequence MTTFRENEAHAPGKFKLAEILEIFTAGGELPLKFTAYDGSSAGPDDASLGLDLLTPRGTTYLATAPGDLGLARAYVSGDLEMQGVHPGDPYDLLRALSHQLDFKRPPARVLVDIVRSIGIEHLKPIAPPPQEALPRWRRVAEGLRHSKKRDADAIHHHYDVSNTFYEWVLGPSMTYTCACYPNADATLEEAQENKYRLVFEKLRLKPGDRLLDVGCGWGGMVRYAAKHGVKAIGVTLSREQAAWAQKAIAEQGLADLAEVRHSDYRDVLESGFDAVSSIGLTEHIGVANYPAYFGFLKTKLRVGGLLLNHCITRPDNRATATGGFIDRYVFPDGELTGSGRIITEAQDAGLEVVHEENLRHHYALTLRDWCRNLVEHWDEAVEEVGLATAKVWGLYMAGSRLGFETNVVQLHQVLAVKLDEKGGDAGLPLRPWWTA is encoded by the coding sequence ATGACGACCTTTCGTGAGAACGAGGCGCATGCGCCCGGAAAGTTCAAACTGGCCGAGATCCTCGAGATCTTCACTGCCGGTGGAGAACTGCCGCTGAAGTTCACCGCTTACGACGGCAGTTCCGCGGGGCCCGATGACGCCTCGCTGGGCCTGGACCTGCTGACCCCGCGGGGGACCACGTATCTGGCGACCGCCCCCGGCGATCTGGGCCTGGCCCGCGCCTACGTCTCAGGTGACCTCGAAATGCAGGGCGTACATCCCGGGGATCCGTACGACCTGCTGCGGGCGCTCTCCCACCAGTTGGATTTCAAGCGGCCGCCCGCGCGAGTTCTGGTCGATATCGTGCGCTCGATCGGTATCGAGCACCTCAAGCCGATCGCCCCGCCGCCGCAGGAAGCGCTGCCGCGGTGGCGCCGCGTCGCAGAAGGCCTGCGGCACAGCAAGAAGCGTGACGCCGACGCCATCCACCACCACTACGACGTGTCAAACACGTTCTACGAGTGGGTCCTCGGGCCGTCGATGACCTACACGTGTGCCTGCTACCCGAACGCGGACGCGACGCTGGAGGAGGCGCAGGAGAACAAGTACCGGCTGGTGTTCGAGAAACTGCGGTTGAAGCCCGGCGACCGTCTGCTCGATGTCGGCTGCGGCTGGGGTGGCATGGTGCGCTATGCGGCGAAGCACGGGGTGAAGGCGATCGGTGTGACGCTCTCCCGGGAGCAGGCCGCCTGGGCTCAAAAGGCCATCGCCGAGCAGGGCCTGGCCGACCTGGCTGAGGTCCGCCACAGCGACTACCGCGACGTGCTGGAGAGTGGCTTCGACGCGGTGTCGTCGATCGGGCTGACCGAGCACATCGGGGTGGCCAACTACCCAGCGTACTTCGGCTTCCTGAAAACCAAGCTGCGCGTCGGCGGCTTGCTGCTCAACCACTGCATCACCCGCCCCGACAACAGGGCCACTGCCACCGGGGGATTCATCGACCGCTACGTGTTCCCCGATGGCGAACTGACCGGCTCGGGCCGCATCATCACCGAAGCCCAGGACGCCGGGCTGGAGGTGGTGCACGAGGAGAACCTTCGCCACCACTACGCGCTGACATTGCGCGACTGGTGCCGCAATCTCGTCGAGCACTGGGACGAAGCCGTCGAAGAGGTCGGGCTGGCCACCGCCAAAGTGTGGGGCCTGTACATGGCCGGTTCCCGGCTCGGCTTCGAGACCAATGTCGTTCAGCTGCACCAGGTTCTGGCTGTGAAGCTCGACGAGAAGGGCGGCGACGCGGGGCTGCCGCTGCGGCCGTGGTGGACGGCGTAG
- a CDS encoding heme-binding protein has protein sequence MILDFRRTAVTLAACGALAVALFGQIPSAAADPDAPPPPPNCTAADLEGVRMGVQAATSAYLFTHPDVNAFFTSLAGVPRAQVLQRVKAYMAANPQTASDMTGIRQPLLDIKNRCGQLPGSAV, from the coding sequence ATGATCCTCGACTTTCGTCGAACCGCGGTAACGCTCGCTGCATGCGGCGCGCTGGCAGTGGCTTTGTTCGGCCAAATTCCCTCTGCGGCAGCAGATCCCGATGCGCCGCCGCCACCGCCGAACTGCACCGCGGCCGATTTGGAAGGCGTACGAATGGGCGTCCAGGCAGCGACGTCCGCGTACCTGTTCACCCATCCCGACGTGAACGCGTTCTTCACCAGCCTGGCCGGTGTTCCCCGGGCGCAGGTACTTCAGCGGGTAAAGGCCTACATGGCCGCCAATCCGCAGACGGCCTCTGACATGACCGGAATCCGACAACCGTTGCTGGACATCAAGAACCGCTGCGGTCAGCTACCCGGATCGGCCGTCTAG